In the genome of Helicobacter colisuis, one region contains:
- a CDS encoding amidohydrolase family protein — protein MLIKGAMICDANGEYKGDIRIKDDKIIEINRSIIAHDSEEILEANGLVAMPSAIDLNVQLQSFNKENLINLSHKAALGGISLLALTPNFPDSFSAELGIELLNTLQDSFEAQILGLIQNGFENISALHKKGTKGIYAKSSQNGNALRIACDFALMFDIPIFFECEDVSLSANGVMNEGKLSSKLGLLGINELSETKEVAMISELVRFMRTKSVFNSIASIRSLEILKNIKKLHSSLFIQTSIHHLILTENHCNNYNTLAKIKPPLKSEETRSKLVNYLKTMDIDLLTSLQFSQPLAQKDLPFDEAAFGIDMIEYFIPMCYTLMVKTMHMSLKDLSKILSLNPAKIMGLDNYGLLKEGYYADLVLFNPKESQVINNIESPYYDWVFSGKVKEHFIKGKRVIKEN, from the coding sequence ATGCTAATTAAAGGGGCGATGATTTGTGATGCAAATGGTGAATACAAAGGTGATATTCGCATAAAAGATGACAAAATTATAGAAATAAATCGCAGTATCATAGCTCACGATTCTGAGGAAATTTTAGAGGCAAATGGCTTAGTGGCTATGCCAAGCGCTATTGATTTAAATGTGCAACTTCAAAGCTTTAATAAAGAAAATCTCATTAATCTTTCACATAAAGCTGCATTAGGGGGAATTAGCCTTTTAGCTCTTACACCTAATTTTCCAGATTCCTTTAGCGCAGAGCTTGGAATAGAACTTCTTAATACCTTGCAAGATTCTTTTGAAGCGCAAATTTTGGGACTTATTCAAAATGGCTTTGAAAACATTTCTGCTCTCCACAAAAAAGGCACAAAGGGAATCTATGCAAAATCTAGCCAAAATGGAAATGCTTTGCGCATTGCTTGTGATTTTGCCTTAATGTTTGATATTCCAATATTCTTTGAATGCGAAGATGTTTCACTAAGTGCCAATGGCGTTATGAATGAAGGAAAACTTAGCAGCAAACTTGGACTCTTAGGGATTAACGAACTTAGTGAAACTAAGGAAGTGGCTATGATTAGCGAACTAGTACGCTTTATGAGAACTAAATCTGTTTTTAATTCCATTGCTTCAATTAGAAGTCTTGAAATACTAAAAAATATCAAAAAACTGCATTCTAGTCTTTTTATCCAAACTTCTATCCATCATTTAATCTTAACAGAAAATCACTGCAATAATTACAACACTCTTGCAAAAATCAAACCCCCTTTAAAATCTGAAGAAACTCGCTCAAAATTAGTTAATTATCTAAAAACGATGGATATTGATTTGCTTACCTCCTTGCAATTCTCTCAACCCCTAGCCCAAAAAGATTTGCCTTTTGATGAGGCTGCCTTTGGGATTGATATGATTGAATATTTTATACCAATGTGCTACACGCTAATGGTTAAAACAATGCATATGAGCCTAAAAGATCTTAGCAAAATTCTTTCACTCAATCCTGCTAAAATCATGGGATTAGATAATTATGGACTTCTTAAAGAAGGTTATTATGCTGATTTGGTTCTTTTTAATCCAAAAGAATCGCAAGTGATTAACAACATAGAATCACCTTATTATGATTGGGTTTTCTCTGGAAAAGTAAAGGAACATTTTATCAAAGGAAAAAGAGTTATTAAGGAAAATTAA
- a CDS encoding lipid A biosynthesis lauroyl acyltransferase, giving the protein MKRFLLFSFLKCLGYLFLYMPHFLRLGFAKTIALILFLLDRRRKFDLLTNLDFAYNHSLPPSQKKEILKTNYLNLVYNSISFFMLSVSNKAQILNTIRIDKPEIIHKLLETNTKIVFVTAHFGNWEYTTPAFSCYFNHKITAVARMTPYPLINEYLIKVRSKFNITILDKKGAAIPLARALKKDNVVGIVTDQNTTSKEGELVDFFGKKVRHTPIASLLARKFDAKIIHFVAYYSKDYKKILIKILPPIEFQKTDDAQSDIHNLTQIQSDILEQIIRENPKEWLWFHKKFKNQYPEIYKAKK; this is encoded by the coding sequence ATGAAAAGATTCCTATTGTTTTCTTTTTTAAAATGTCTTGGTTATCTTTTCTTATATATGCCTCATTTTTTACGCTTAGGCTTTGCCAAAACAATCGCTCTAATCCTTTTTTTGCTTGATAGAAGGCGTAAATTTGATCTTCTTACAAACCTTGATTTTGCCTATAATCATTCTCTCCCACCCTCACAAAAAAAGGAAATCTTAAAAACCAATTATCTTAATTTAGTCTATAATAGCATTAGCTTTTTTATGCTATCTGTTAGCAATAAAGCCCAAATTTTAAATACAATTAGAATTGATAAACCTGAAATCATTCATAAGCTTCTTGAAACTAACACCAAGATTGTTTTTGTAACTGCTCATTTTGGGAATTGGGAATACACTACTCCAGCCTTTTCTTGTTATTTTAATCACAAAATCACTGCTGTAGCGCGTATGACTCCCTATCCACTTATCAATGAATACCTCATCAAAGTTCGCTCTAAATTTAATATCACTATCCTAGATAAAAAAGGAGCTGCAATCCCTCTTGCTAGGGCGCTTAAGAAAGATAATGTAGTGGGAATCGTAACCGATCAAAACACCACTTCTAAAGAGGGTGAGTTAGTGGATTTCTTTGGCAAAAAAGTGCGCCATACACCCATTGCTTCACTGCTTGCAAGAAAATTTGATGCAAAAATCATTCATTTTGTTGCTTATTATTCCAAAGATTACAAAAAGATTCTTATTAAGATTCTACCCCCCATTGAATTCCAAAAAACAGATGATGCACAAAGCGATATTCATAACCTCACTCAAATTCAAAGCGATATTTTAGAGCAAATTATCAGAGAAAATCCAAAAGAATGGTTGTGGTTTCATAAAAAATTCAAGAATCAATATCCAGAAATCTACAAGGCTAAAAAGTGA
- a CDS encoding mechanosensitive ion channel family protein: MQEKIEAKIILLTDKFIEWSIDFIPYLISAIVIMVCGYYIARILSKYTEKAIIKTTKDETLGLFLKNVVFAGILLLTFITALTNLGVKTTSIIAVLGTAGLAIALSLKDSLSNLASGIILVTLRRFNRGDTINVNSIIGKVDSINLFETKLTTPDNQVIIMPNSLLVSSPIINVNINSTRRMDLIFGIDYGSNLAKAKQILEEIFTQDELVLEDPMPVVGVHALNASSVDLLVRFWVKTENYFQANITLPQKVKATFEQQGIEIPYNKLDININPTQTSLLEGKK, translated from the coding sequence ATGCAAGAGAAAATAGAAGCAAAAATTATTTTATTAACCGATAAATTCATAGAATGGTCTATTGATTTTATCCCTTATTTAATTAGCGCTATTGTAATCATGGTTTGTGGCTATTACATTGCGCGTATTCTCTCAAAATACACTGAAAAAGCTATCATCAAAACTACCAAAGATGAGACTCTAGGACTTTTTTTAAAAAATGTTGTCTTTGCAGGAATCTTACTGCTTACTTTCATTACCGCTCTAACCAATCTTGGCGTAAAAACAACTTCCATTATCGCTGTTTTAGGAACTGCTGGTTTAGCAATCGCTCTTTCTTTAAAAGATTCTCTTTCTAATCTTGCTAGTGGAATCATTTTAGTTACCTTAAGAAGATTTAATCGTGGCGATACTATCAATGTGAATTCCATCATAGGAAAAGTTGATTCAATTAATCTCTTTGAGACCAAACTCACAACCCCCGATAATCAAGTAATTATTATGCCAAATTCTTTACTTGTTTCCTCGCCTATTATTAATGTCAATATCAATTCTACAAGGCGTATGGATTTGATTTTTGGGATTGATTATGGGAGCAATTTAGCCAAAGCCAAGCAAATTTTAGAGGAAATTTTTACCCAAGATGAACTAGTTTTAGAAGATCCAATGCCCGTTGTTGGTGTGCATGCCTTAAATGCTAGTAGCGTAGATTTACTCGTGCGTTTTTGGGTTAAAACCGAAAACTATTTTCAAGCCAATATTACACTTCCTCAAAAAGTCAAAGCTACTTTTGAACAACAAGGCATTGAAATTCCTTACAACAAACTTGATATTAATATTAATCCCACACAAACATCTTTGCTTGAAGGCAAAAAATAA
- a CDS encoding Ppx/GppA phosphatase family protein: MAKITAIIDIGSNSARMAIFEKTSHLGFHLLYETKSKVRISESTYEHNGFLQEIPMQRAIDALRDFLWIAKLHKARKIICVATSALRDAPNRDIFLQQARKIGLNIKVINGEKEAYFGAIAALNLLPYKEGITIDIGGGSTECALIQNRKIIDKISLNLGTIRLKELFFDKGDYKGARNFVLESLKSVPNHFKNARIFGIGGTARALSKAIQKQINYPLDTLHGFEYYFKDYHHFFKTIYTSSQEDLLRLNIKEDRLDSIQGGALIFHLALELFEAKTIVTSGVGVREGVFLNDLLRNHNQHFPDNFNPSVRNLKDRFIKNHQQSSITKKLALKLFRAQESLKLFSPNLKNHLSVAAELCNIGIALNFYEKNHHSNYILLNALNYALSHEDRLIIATLVRFNGKKIPEDLAFKNLLPPLDTLRVLSFFVGLSEILSYNKQPELFSFNFLENGSHTLQITHPSVSYLTKEKLKKLTLPKTIQIELC; encoded by the coding sequence ATGGCAAAAATTACTGCAATCATTGATATTGGTTCCAACTCTGCAAGAATGGCTATTTTTGAAAAAACAAGCCATTTAGGATTCCACTTGCTTTATGAAACTAAAAGCAAGGTTAGAATCTCCGAATCCACCTATGAACACAATGGCTTTTTACAAGAAATTCCAATGCAGCGGGCTATCGATGCTTTGCGAGATTTTCTATGGATTGCCAAACTCCATAAAGCACGAAAAATTATTTGTGTTGCCACTTCTGCCCTAAGAGATGCACCAAACCGAGATATTTTCTTGCAACAAGCTAGAAAAATTGGTCTTAATATTAAAGTTATCAATGGAGAAAAAGAAGCTTATTTTGGGGCAATTGCTGCCTTAAATTTATTGCCTTACAAAGAGGGTATCACCATTGATATTGGCGGTGGAAGCACTGAGTGCGCATTAATACAAAATCGCAAAATTATTGATAAAATCTCCCTTAATCTTGGGACAATCCGCTTAAAAGAACTCTTTTTTGACAAAGGCGATTATAAAGGTGCAAGAAACTTTGTCTTAGAGAGTTTAAAAAGTGTTCCTAATCATTTTAAAAATGCTAGAATCTTTGGAATTGGTGGAACTGCAAGGGCACTAAGCAAAGCCATTCAAAAACAAATCAATTATCCGCTAGACACACTCCATGGCTTTGAATATTACTTCAAAGATTATCATCATTTTTTCAAAACAATCTACACAAGCTCACAAGAGGATTTATTGCGCTTAAATATCAAAGAAGACCGTTTAGATTCTATTCAAGGAGGGGCTTTAATTTTTCATTTAGCTTTAGAGCTTTTTGAGGCTAAAACTATCGTAACAAGCGGAGTTGGAGTGCGAGAAGGTGTATTTTTAAATGATCTTTTACGCAATCATAATCAACACTTTCCTGATAACTTCAACCCAAGTGTGAGAAATCTCAAAGATCGATTTATTAAAAATCATCAGCAATCTAGTATCACCAAAAAATTAGCTCTAAAGCTTTTTAGAGCACAAGAATCCTTAAAACTCTTTAGTCCAAATCTTAAAAATCACCTTAGTGTTGCTGCAGAGCTCTGTAATATTGGTATTGCACTTAATTTTTATGAAAAAAATCATCATAGTAATTATATTTTATTAAATGCACTAAATTATGCGCTAAGCCACGAAGATAGGCTAATTATCGCTACACTTGTGCGCTTTAATGGTAAAAAAATCCCTGAAGATTTAGCTTTCAAAAATCTCTTGCCACCCCTAGATACCTTGCGAGTTTTGAGCTTTTTTGTCGGACTTTCAGAGATTCTTAGCTACAACAAACAGCCCGAGCTTTTTTCTTTTAATTTCTTAGAAAATGGGAGTCATACTCTCCAAATCACTCACCCTAGTGTTTCTTATCTCACAAAAGAAAAACTCAAAAAACTAACACTCCCAAAAACAATACAAATAGAACTATGCTAA
- a CDS encoding glycosyltransferase family 9 protein, giving the protein MKILIIKIAYIGDVLLTTPLFYNLKQHYGESCTLDILVNEGTQGILSIQYLNTIHTLKRSRNKLQRIKDDLKLLKAIKKAKYDRVISLTAGDRSAFLAFWSGAKIRVGFPPKAFWAKNIYTLKLTQKYQHALENNLEALKILNIPILSKKVLPPTPQKTEKLQNLPQTFIHLHLFSRCFYKCLSDSFCAKMIDFITYNYQTHCILTAANDSKESKKLHNILKLCQSKPLFFDGTLNLAEVTFLNSKALAFIGVDTGIMHLSAANDTPTFAFFGPSYVKVWGPWDNALESNFYPNSNGIQQMGKHLVYQETLQCVPCGKEGCDDSQKSDCLLIKLNEAKALQSLKDFLNPLFQKKLNNK; this is encoded by the coding sequence GTGAAAATTTTAATTATCAAAATCGCCTATATCGGAGATGTTTTACTCACTACCCCACTTTTTTATAATCTCAAGCAACATTATGGAGAATCTTGCACTTTAGACATACTTGTTAATGAAGGAACTCAAGGTATTCTTTCTATACAATACCTAAATACAATACATACTCTAAAAAGAAGTCGAAATAAACTCCAAAGAATCAAAGATGATTTAAAACTTCTAAAAGCCATAAAAAAAGCAAAATATGATAGGGTGATTTCGCTAACTGCCGGTGATAGAAGTGCCTTTTTAGCATTTTGGAGTGGTGCAAAAATACGCGTTGGATTCCCACCCAAAGCCTTTTGGGCAAAAAATATCTACACGCTAAAACTCACACAAAAATACCAACACGCCTTAGAAAACAATCTTGAAGCTTTAAAAATCCTAAACATTCCTATTTTATCAAAAAAAGTTCTCCCCCCCACTCCACAAAAAACAGAAAAACTTCAAAATCTACCACAAACTTTCATTCATCTGCATCTTTTTAGTCGCTGTTTTTACAAATGTCTTAGCGATTCTTTTTGTGCTAAAATGATTGATTTTATCACATATAATTATCAAACTCATTGTATCTTAACTGCTGCTAATGACTCTAAAGAATCCAAAAAATTACACAATATCCTAAAACTCTGCCAAAGCAAACCACTCTTCTTTGATGGGACGCTAAACTTAGCTGAAGTTACTTTTTTAAACTCTAAGGCTTTGGCTTTTATCGGAGTTGATACAGGCATTATGCATCTCTCTGCTGCAAACGATACCCCTACTTTTGCCTTTTTTGGTCCAAGTTATGTTAAGGTTTGGGGACCATGGGATAATGCCTTAGAATCTAACTTTTATCCCAATTCTAATGGAATTCAACAAATGGGCAAACATCTTGTTTATCAAGAAACCTTGCAATGCGTTCCTTGTGGTAAAGAAGGCTGTGATGATTCTCAAAAAAGCGATTGTTTATTAATCAAACTTAATGAGGCAAAGGCACTGCAAAGTTTAAAGGATTTTTTAAATCCTTTATTTCAAAAAAAATTAAACAATAAATGA
- a CDS encoding YfhL family 4Fe-4S dicluster ferredoxin produces the protein MSLMINEECIACDACREECPNEAIDEGDPYYIIDPELCTECYGFYDEPACLSVCPVDAIVSDPDNIESLEELKFKHSQIHKED, from the coding sequence ATGTCTTTAATGATTAATGAAGAATGCATTGCTTGTGATGCCTGTCGTGAAGAGTGTCCAAATGAAGCGATTGATGAGGGAGATCCTTATTACATTATTGATCCTGAGCTTTGCACTGAATGCTATGGTTTTTATGATGAACCTGCTTGTTTATCGGTTTGTCCTGTAGATGCGATTGTCTCTGATCCTGACAATATCGAATCGCTTGAAGAATTAAAATTCAAACATTCTCAAATCCACAAAGAAGATTAA
- the waaC gene encoding lipopolysaccharide heptosyltransferase I, which translates to MLKPLKIAFVRLTAMGDIIHSASVLPLLHQTLSQHYQPIFHWYVDLEFQEILQDSPYLNKIIALPLKKSLKNKNLKALYAIYQTLKLESYDIVIDFQGLLKSAIIGKLLDSKQYIGFSFKSTKESLASLFYKKTIQIPYQEHILLRNATLAFSAFNLPIPDIQTLLNPKSFLGYNPNLTPKLNQDSAKILLVLETSKPNKTYPQHLFLELTKLFNIANLSPILLSHKSTIADSTLSFQALNNLSLDSIKALVAQMDLVIGGDTGITHLAWALKRPSITLFGATPPSRFNLQTKQNHYLMANPNANYAKQDFSIQKISPKEIFNLAITLLKGKI; encoded by the coding sequence ATGCTAAAACCTCTTAAAATAGCCTTTGTGCGACTCACTGCAATGGGAGATATTATTCATAGTGCTAGTGTTTTACCTCTTTTGCACCAAACACTCTCTCAACACTATCAGCCTATATTTCATTGGTATGTTGATTTAGAATTTCAAGAAATCTTGCAAGATTCGCCTTATCTTAACAAAATCATTGCACTCCCACTTAAAAAAAGTCTAAAAAATAAAAACCTTAAGGCTCTCTATGCTATCTATCAAACCCTAAAGCTTGAATCTTATGACATCGTAATTGACTTTCAAGGATTACTTAAATCAGCTATCATCGGTAAGCTTTTAGATTCCAAGCAATACATTGGCTTTAGCTTTAAAAGCACTAAAGAATCTCTAGCTTCTTTATTTTATAAAAAAACCATACAAATCCCCTACCAAGAACATATTCTCTTACGCAATGCCACACTTGCTTTTAGTGCTTTTAATCTCCCTATTCCTGATATTCAAACACTTCTAAATCCAAAGTCTTTTTTAGGATATAATCCAAATTTAACCCCAAAGCTCAATCAAGATTCTGCTAAGATTCTCCTGGTGCTTGAAACCTCAAAACCCAACAAAACCTATCCGCAACATCTTTTTTTAGAGCTTACAAAGCTTTTTAATATTGCCAATCTCTCGCCCATTCTCCTAAGCCACAAAAGCACCATAGCTGATTCTACGCTTAGTTTTCAAGCCCTTAACAATCTTAGCTTAGATTCCATAAAAGCTCTTGTAGCGCAAATGGATTTAGTTATCGGTGGAGATACTGGAATCACTCATTTAGCTTGGGCTCTAAAGCGTCCCTCTATCACACTCTTTGGTGCCACGCCTCCAAGCCGATTTAATCTCCAAACCAAGCAAAATCACTATCTTATGGCAAATCCTAATGCTAATTATGCTAAGCAAGATTTTAGCATTCAAAAGATTTCACCAAAAGAAATTTTTAACCTAGCAATCACTCTCCTAAAGGGAAAAATATGA
- the mqnF gene encoding aminofutalosine deaminase family hydrolase, with product MYLIGADSLLLCNEDFTTLKKGGIYFNEKEILEIDLYEKLQNKPAKYQKYYHNCVITPTLSNLHLHLEFSQNKGILEFGNFGVWLDSVIENRDSLMDDPLQTQMQQEIQNLLKSGVGFVGAISSYGYDLIALANSPLRTIYFNEVIGSKPEILDALYQNLLARLEESKKFASQKFFPALAIHSPYSVHPALLKQTLSLTKTQNLPLSIHFLESKEEREWLESKTGYFQNFFKKFFNAQMQPFYTPSEFLESFKTLKPYFVHCLEATYQELEVIAKMQGHIISCVKSNRLLNNKVLDLNLCKKLGINPIFATDGKSSNDSLSLLDELRTALYIYANEDLESLAKTLLLGVTYYAHKNNPLKIKTGSLQKGFLPDFAIFKLNTKRQSALDLLLYVKEAKALYIGGKQII from the coding sequence ATGTATTTAATAGGGGCTGATTCTTTATTGCTTTGCAATGAGGACTTTACAACATTAAAAAAAGGTGGAATCTATTTCAATGAAAAAGAAATTTTAGAAATTGATTTATATGAAAAGCTACAAAACAAACCCGCAAAATATCAAAAATACTATCATAATTGCGTTATTACCCCAACTCTCTCTAACCTTCATTTGCATTTAGAGTTTAGTCAAAATAAGGGAATTTTGGAGTTTGGGAATTTTGGAGTTTGGCTTGATAGCGTGATAGAAAACCGCGATTCTTTAATGGATGATCCGCTTCAAACACAAATGCAGCAAGAAATCCAAAATTTACTTAAAAGTGGCGTGGGCTTTGTAGGAGCAATTTCAAGCTATGGTTATGATTTAATAGCACTTGCTAATAGTCCTTTGCGCACAATTTATTTTAATGAAGTCATCGGCTCTAAGCCTGAAATTTTAGACGCACTTTATCAAAATCTCCTTGCAAGGCTAGAAGAATCTAAAAAATTTGCTTCTCAAAAGTTTTTTCCTGCTCTTGCCATTCATTCACCCTATTCTGTGCATCCTGCCTTGCTTAAACAAACCCTTAGCTTAACAAAAACACAGAATCTGCCACTAAGCATTCATTTTTTGGAATCCAAAGAAGAGAGAGAATGGCTAGAATCCAAAACTGGATATTTTCAAAACTTTTTTAAAAAATTTTTCAATGCTCAAATGCAACCCTTTTACACTCCTAGTGAATTTTTAGAATCTTTTAAAACACTAAAGCCTTATTTTGTGCATTGCTTAGAAGCCACCTATCAAGAATTAGAAGTCATTGCTAAAATGCAAGGACATATCATTTCTTGTGTGAAATCAAATCGTCTTTTAAACAACAAAGTATTAGATTTAAATCTTTGTAAAAAACTTGGAATCAATCCTATTTTTGCTACCGATGGTAAAAGCTCCAATGATTCACTCTCACTCCTTGATGAGCTCCGCACTGCTTTATATATTTATGCTAATGAAGATTTAGAATCATTAGCTAAAACTCTACTTTTAGGAGTTACTTATTATGCTCACAAAAACAATCCTTTAAAGATAAAAACAGGCTCACTCCAAAAGGGTTTTTTACCTGATTTTGCTATTTTTAAACTAAATACCAAACGCCAAAGCGCACTTGATCTTTTACTTTATGTAAAAGAAGCTAAAGCCCTTTATATTGGCGGAAAACAAATCATTTAA